ttagtttttttttgctaagttaattttaacttttgattttcacaaaactttcttctatttgtgtgttttttattattattctgacagatcttctttcagttgtaccaatttttaaatacaaaaatctggctagtgcggatcgttttgttggcaatttcttactgtactatatatggaattcCAGAAAAACGCACTTATTgttagttttaaagtttttagtgactttttgtttttgaaaataacgatATTTTGACTTTCTATTTCTTCTTAGTAAATTATACAATTCTTTCCATacaattattgataaaaaatgacgaaaaatgtcgaaaaactatgagaaaacacatgatttcaatttatttgtttcaagttttttaatatttgtgtcttatttgacttaaatatcttttttcccAATTATATTTACACAGATGTGATAAAAACTTTCACACTGGTacagttttttaagaatgatattttgaagtttttaatttagttttatttaacaaaGATTTCGTTGTTCTAAAGATTTGATAGTTCGAGAATTGTAAACGTTGTTTCAACTTTAAACTGCACTaagataaattattaaaaaataagaattccaAAAAATGCCTCAAACGATATCAAGAGACCCAAAATCTTGACTTGGGCTTTCATAAATTTCTTCGAAGCAGCACTCttctattttcaataatatggaGCATAATGATCAATATTCTTCAGATTTAAATACAACATGTGATTTTTTCGCTCcattttttgagaatgtttaTGTGAATCATTCACCTGTAATTATTCcagaaagtttaaaatatcCCTATCTGTTTCCAACTTGGATATAGGGCTTCTTTTTTTGTCATTAGAAGATGTTAAGGaaggtattttaaatattaattccgGATGGTATTCCGtcctatttaattaaaaaatgtttttctccaGTTGAAcctcttcaaattatttacaatttgtctctttctaagggagttttttttagatGACTGGAAGTTTTCGTTTATAAATCCCACCAATTAAGTCaggtcaaaaacataaaattgagaATTATCGTACAATCACCAAATACCGAATCTTTTTGAGTTGaatgtgaaaaacaaaatttattttcatgttaAGGAACTTATTTCCCCATGTCAACATGAATTCGTGAGTGGTAGATCTACTGCAACTAATTTGTCGCTTTTTACTCAACATTTGTCAAATGCCTTGGAATCTGGATAGTTGGATAGTATTTGTATACCACTTcttgttcaaaaactcaatagATTCGGTTTTCATTCAACTTTTCTCAAGTGGATTTTAAGCTATTTggttaatagaaaacaaattgtgaaaattttgaactcgctgtcaacaaaaacaatatatgtaccatctggtgttccacaagggagccatcttggtccattgttgtttttgattttcataaatgaatcACAATTACACTTGAATTTTACAAATGGTCTATTATTTGcggataattttaaaaattcgcagttgctctatgtagctcggaatctcgatttattcgggaaAATATGTGTCAAGGCAAGGTGTAATGGTGAtgttctgatgagcccaaccattacatcaggTCGAAatgcatatatgaacacttttatgttggttcaattttaaatcatatttattaaaaaaaacggtgttcaggaaaaaacaattcgactgttaacagtcaaatatttcttttttaaaagtatttagtATACTTTGggaaaaaactgtcgattttatgtttttaaaaattatacaagatgtaattcttattttttaaaagtcctcactgtatatattgattttattatttatataacttaattaatttgaagtcaatatctctgctatttcttgagatatggctTGTGAAAAAAGGTAGTCTCAAAATACGGACATACAAAAATCGCTCCTAAAGCTACGGTTTTAGATTCTTAAATAAGTCCAGAAAtgataacattttcaatttgacaaattgtatCGATTACAGTAAAATAAATTGGGAAGTTAATGCAAACTGAAAATCATTTGTAAAACGGCCTTCAAACTTAAACAACACAAACAagagttaaatttttagaatggTTCCATTGAAActattctttgttttaattattgtttaaagaagttaatattttcaaaatgtctttttaaattttacttccattttttttttttcaaaataatagaaagaaacatttttctcaaatcTGTTTGCTTTTTCatcaatttaagttttgaataaaaattcaaataaaaaagatttcagaaaacaattgatttcaatttcaaattttgccttggaaattttgatttttttggacATTCCACCTTTTTAGTGAAATATTGGATCAAAAATCTAAGCTGATATTTGCCTagtttcaatttgaaatttgtttttaatgattcaaaaaatatgctttcAATTTCGCTTCAATGATTTtgagaagttttaaaataaatcgaaataaaGAACAGTGAAATTAAGTTAACTATTATCgatttaagcctagtacgcagcttaagtgaaacgaattttttcggcggtctccaagtgcagagcaaaatgaaaacgaacaCCACAGCGGAACaatatttgtggagagttctgtcagctgtcaaaaaaattgaattcccaGCCTATCTCCTGGGATTCTTCCTGTAATGTCGCGCCTTGATCTGAAACTCCTGCCTGTGACGTGGTAGCGCATTCTATTACGTAAGGAACGCCACATTGGACTgcaataattcaactgaaataaaaaaaagcttacatacggaattctatttattaatattttattgagcTAGTCAGTACctgttttttcatttctgcagctatattactccagaggctcgcaacggctgaattatttttgtgaagcctaTCAAACTTCCAAATAGCTTCACTGGCTTCGACCAACGaggccagtttctttttttcctccgaagagaaatcaattttttttcggctttttttggaagttgaagtTCACTGATTGTCTTCATTATTTCTTGCACATCACCAATAACATCCTGAGTTTCCGATTCAGGAATGTAATGTTGGAAGACAttagaaaaatccattttattaaattttaaatcaaagacaAATCCAAATCAAAACATCGAAAGTCacaagtaaacaattttttttcaattttaatttgtaaacaatttttttcactgaataatttaaacgtcaaaatttcgcaagcaattaatatgccgggaaattaaattgagaacgaaaagattggagaattgtactaagaaatctagtacaaaactttcaaaaaataaacaaaagaaaaaaaatgacagAACTCTAcgcaaatatttttccgttgtggttttcgttttaatttcgctctacacttggagaccaccgaaaaatttcgtttcgcatcagcagcgtactaggctttaggcTTTAAAATGACTTACAAAACTAAGATACAGTGGAACTTCCATAAGTCGAACTctcaaaatgaatgaaaaaaaattcgagTTATACAAACTTCGATTTAAAGAAATTGGACAAAAGTTAggtaaattaattgttttttattttattaaatggaatatgatttaagaaaacaaaatggtttCTGGTTAAcagaagctttaaaaaaatcagtaatCATTCgttggcgtttttttttttcattgcattttaatttataaaaaaatttaatctcgCTAATTACGTTGAAAAAACGATCTGGcgtgttgtttttgtaagaagAGCATCACGTATTGTTTCCAAGGCTTCGTGGACCTTAGCTTCTTTCGGCCGCACAGTTAAGCCTTCATCTGGATCTGCATCAGCATCAACTTCATCGTCActgataacaataattttactaTCCAAGTTAATGTACTTTGGAAGACTGCATATTATGCCTTGTGTATTTTGTATACTCGAAAAATTCTCTTGCATTTCTCTGAACTAATTTATTAGTTCACCAAAGTTTGTGTGAATTTCTCTTAGCTCTGCCAAACTTAAACCGTCTTCTTCATCCCATTGAGAAAGTTTGCTAAATCCAGCCTTTATAAATGAATTTCGTATTGTGGAGCTCTTTACATCACAATTCCAAGACATTGAAACGTTTTGTATACAGTCCAGTAAGGTAATTTTTGGACTAACATTCCCCTCCTCTAGCGAGGAAAGTATTTTGCTGATGATTCTTTTTCTGTAGAAGCACCTCAAATTCTGTATAACACCTTAATCCATTGGCTGTAAGGCGGATGTCATGTTTAGTGGAAAAAAACAAGCTTAATAGACTTTGAGTTTGTTAGTGATCTATGGGCTCTGCATttgtcaacaaaaagaaagatttttcgtttttgattaaaaaataccCTCTTAACCCaatcttcaaaaaagtacgTTACCATCCACGACTTTTTGTTTCCTCGGTACTTTACAGGTAAGGACTTTACTCCTTGTAAACATCGTGGCTTTTTGCTTTAGCCGatcaaaagaattttaagtttttctcttCCACTCATATTTGCTGCAATCATACATGTTACCCGTTCTTTACTATGTTTACCACCGTGACATTTCTCACCCTTTAAAAGCCAATGTTTTATTTGGAAGGCATTTATACAAAAGCCCAGGTTCGTCGGCATTGAAGATGTCATCTTCACTGTAACCCTCGATTAGTTTTGGTAGAACATTTTGTTTCCAATGCTCGCAGTCTTCTTGATTAATCGAGGCACTCTCTTCAGATAGTGTTCTTTCAACAATGCCATTtctaattgaaacaaaaaaaatattgtaaacatttgttttcacgtcgaccctactttttttttgaatttatcaaGCCAACCTGTACTTGCAGCAAAATCAGTTTCTCCTATTTCAATTGCAAATCTTTTAGCCTTCTTCTTTATAATTGTCCCTGAAATTAGAAGGTGTTCATTCCTGGCTTCCGTAAACCATTTGGAGACAGAATTGTCAACACGATCATATATTTAGAGGTTTTTCTCATTGAGGATTTTTCGTTTCGTGAAGTTTcagcattttgttttgttttttctctgtTCTTGAATATGGAGGAAATTGTACTTTGCGGTAGCCCATATTTTATGGCTacgattttctttttgacaccaCTCTCAACTTCATTTATGGCTCTTAGCTTTTATTCAAAAGTAAGATGGTTTAATTTTCTTGCTGAAATTCGTGAATTTCTGCTTTTCCAactaaaaaaatagacaaatcTAGGAACTTTCGGGCATAAAAACTAGTTAACCCGTTCAAAACCGAAGTTCAAAAGAAAAGCATACAAACTCTGAATAGCCATCCCActtcttcaaacaaaacaacagaaatTAATCACAGTAGACTgaaaaaacttctaaaataaTTATACTAGCCTTAGTAAATTTCTAATAAGAGGTTAAATAAAATGGGATTTCCCCAATAGGAGAAAAAGTTCGAGACTATTTGGCATCAAacagaatctaaaaaaatcgATCTATAGAGAAATTCGACCTACAGAAGTTCGAATTatgaaaaattcatgaaaataatgttgaaaaatcaaaggtctctttaaaattttgagatatagagAAATTCGACTTAAGGGAGTTCGAGTTATGGAAGTACGACTAAGCGATTTTCGTCAACCTCCGGATGTAtagttttaagataaaatgaATGCTCAAGTAATTTTGCTTAGGTGCATaatatctttgtatatgaaaaccatagtactctcatggtggaagtcgaatagggcagcatctacatattttttgtggaacgtctgtggaaaaataattatctcccttattctgctggctgcttatgtcCCCGAAATGTCTCCAATTTCGATACTAGCGCCAATAGCTCGGCATCCTGTTGCCCTAGAAAAttttgctcatgagagtactatagttttcatatacaaatataatatcaaatgagttattttttgacagttttcataaacaaaattttaaatttaaatttttacaaaagagGCTTAATTTGTCTTGAGGGCGTGCACCTAATGATCTTCTTGCAAAAAGatctaatttcaaaaacttcctcTGTAAGATTGGTCAAAAGCGAAAAAACCTAACTAATTtctcatttatttcttttcagctAAACCAAAAACATAATGTCGAACCTTAAGTGCTTTGAAGATGAAGATTCCGAGTCCGTCTACGGACGTGTCTTTGCTGTTTCCGGTCCTGGTAAGTCAACACTTACGCATATCTTATCAAAATCCAGAACTACAGaatttacttatatttttatcTTGACTTTTTTGTACAGTCGTAACAGCTGAAGCTATGTCCGGATCCGCTATGTACGAGTTGGTTCGTGTCGGTTACTTCGAACTTGTGGGAGAAATCATTCGTCTTGAAGGTGACATGGCTACCATTCAAGTATACGAAGAGACATCTGGAGTAACAGTTGGTGATCCCGTTTTGAGAACTGGCAAACCTCTTTCAGTTGAATTGGGTCCCGGTATTATGGGAAGCATTTTCGACGGTATCCAACGTCCATTGAAGGATATTAACGAGCTTACCAGCTCCATTTACATTCCCAAGGGTGTGAACGTTCCTGCTCTGTCACGTACAGTTGCATGGGAATTCAACCCACTCAACGTTAAAGTTGGCTCACACATCACCGGAGGAGACTTGTACGGTTTGGTGCACGAGAACACCCTCGTCAAGCACAAGATGATTGTTGGACCACGTGCCAAGGGTACAGTTCGTTACATTGCTCCAGTAGGTAACTACCACGTCGATGATATTATCTTGGAGACCGAATTCGATGGTGAAGTCACCAAACACAGCATGTTGCAAGTGTGGCCCGTGCGTCAGCCCCGTCCAGTCACAGAAAAATTGCCCGCCAACCACCCATTGTTGACTGGTCAACGTGTATTGGATTCACTGTTCCCTTGTGTGCAAGGAGGTACCACTGCCATTCCCGGAGCTTTCGGTTGTGGTAAGACTGTCATCTCACAAGCTTTGTCCAAGTACTCCAACTCCGATGTCATCATCTACGTCGGTTGTGGTGAACGTGGTAACGAGATGGCTGAAGTATTGGGAGATTTCCCCGAGCTGTCTGTTGAAATCGATGGTGTCACTGAGTCCATCATGAAGCGTACCGCTTTGGTCGCCAACACCTCCAACATGCCTGTGGCTGCTCGTGAAGCTTCCATCTACACTGGTATCACCCTCTCCGAATACTTCCGTGATATGGGTTACAACGTATCCATGATGGCTGATTCGACCTCTCGTTGGGCTGAGGCGCTTCGTGAAATCTCTGGTCGTCTCGCTGAAATGCCTGCCGATTCCGGTTATCCAGCCTACTTGGGTGCCCGTTTGGCCTCCTTCTACGAACGTGCCGGACGTGTTAAGTGCTTGGGTAACCCCGAACGTGAGGGTTCCGTGTCCATTGTCGGTGCTGTATCACCTCCTGGTGGTGATTTCT
This window of the Eupeodes corollae chromosome 3, idEupCoro1.1, whole genome shotgun sequence genome carries:
- the LOC129949363 gene encoding V-type proton ATPase catalytic subunit A-like, with the translated sequence MSNLKCFEDEDSESVYGRVFAVSGPVVTAEAMSGSAMYELVRVGYFELVGEIIRLEGDMATIQVYEETSGVTVGDPVLRTGKPLSVELGPGIMGSIFDGIQRPLKDINELTSSIYIPKGVNVPALSRTVAWEFNPLNVKVGSHITGGDLYGLVHENTLVKHKMIVGPRAKGTVRYIAPVGNYHVDDIILETEFDGEVTKHSMLQVWPVRQPRPVTEKLPANHPLLTGQRVLDSLFPCVQGGTTAIPGAFGCGKTVISQALSKYSNSDVIIYVGCGERGNEMAEVLGDFPELSVEIDGVTESIMKRTALVANTSNMPVAAREASIYTGITLSEYFRDMGYNVSMMADSTSRWAEALREISGRLAEMPADSGYPAYLGARLASFYERAGRVKCLGNPEREGSVSIVGAVSPPGGDFSDPVTSATLGIVQVFWGLDKKLAQRKHFPSINWLISYSKYMRALDDFYDKNFAEFVPLRTKVKEILQEEEDLSEIVQLVGKASLAETDKITLEVAKLLKDDFLQQNSYSSYDRFCPFYKTVGMLRNIIAFYDMARHSVESTAQSENKITWNVIREAMGNIMYQLSSMKFKDPVKDGEAKIKADFDQLYEDLQQAFRNLED